A genomic window from Microbacterium sp. H1-D42 includes:
- a CDS encoding SGNH/GDSL hydrolase family protein, with the protein MAAVRFVAIGDSFTEGVGDELPDGTVRGWADLTAQGWADATGEPIQYSNLAIRGRLVWPIVDEQLDRALTLQPTHLSFNGGGNDILRPGVDIEHIADAFTRVLRRCDEEGVQLILLSGANPSPQLPMGDVFQKRGDLLAAAVERRIENCPDVIRAWNWPDAELSQPRYWSQDRLHMNANGHHRVAARVLNALGLEPREDWWAPTTALPTGASGFAYYREFVGPWIKRRVTRTSSGDGRAAKYADWVERMPQ; encoded by the coding sequence ATGGCAGCAGTGCGTTTTGTGGCGATCGGCGACTCCTTCACCGAGGGGGTGGGGGATGAGCTCCCCGACGGCACGGTGCGCGGCTGGGCCGATCTGACGGCGCAGGGATGGGCGGATGCCACCGGCGAGCCGATCCAGTACTCGAACCTCGCGATCCGCGGGCGCCTGGTGTGGCCGATCGTCGACGAGCAGCTCGATCGCGCCCTGACCCTGCAGCCCACCCATCTCTCTTTCAACGGCGGAGGCAACGACATCCTGCGGCCCGGCGTCGACATCGAGCACATCGCCGATGCATTCACCCGCGTGCTGCGCCGGTGCGACGAAGAGGGTGTGCAGCTCATCCTGCTCTCGGGGGCGAACCCCAGCCCGCAGCTGCCGATGGGCGACGTGTTCCAGAAGCGCGGCGATCTGCTGGCTGCGGCCGTCGAGCGTCGGATCGAGAACTGCCCCGACGTGATCCGCGCGTGGAACTGGCCGGACGCCGAACTGTCGCAGCCGCGGTACTGGTCACAGGACCGTCTGCATATGAATGCGAACGGGCATCACCGAGTGGCCGCGCGCGTGCTGAATGCGCTGGGTCTTGAACCGCGCGAGGACTGGTGGGCGCCAACCACCGCGCTGCCGACCGGAGCGTCCGGGTTCGCCTACTACAGGGAGTTCGTCGGTCCGTGGATCAAGCGGCGCGTCACACGCACGTCGTCCGGCGACGGGCGCGCGGCGAAGTACGCCGATTGGGTAGAGCGGATGCCGCAGTGA
- a CDS encoding Atu2307/SP_0267 family LLM class monooxygenase yields the protein MSIQFGLDTFGDVTRGQDGELLSQAQTIRNVVAQAELAESIGIDFFGVGEHHRPDFAISAPEMVLAAIAARTDSIRLGTAVTVLSSDDPVRVYERFATLDAVSSGRAEIVVGRGSFVESFALFGHDLRDYEALFEEKLELLVELVKEQPVTWSGTMRPALDGADVFPKTENGMPIWVGVGGSPESVMRVARHGVGLMLAIIGGSAGRFAPFVELYHRSVASYGTQAHPIVVHSPGHVGETDDDAWDEAYPGFEAMHETIGRERGWPAYSRARFQNEVGPAGAVYSGSPERVAAKIADTIRTLGVGRFDLKYANGTLSHEAMMRSIELYGTEVIPRVKRLLADD from the coding sequence ATGTCGATCCAATTCGGACTCGACACCTTCGGCGATGTCACCCGCGGCCAGGACGGCGAGCTGCTCAGTCAGGCGCAGACGATCCGCAACGTGGTGGCGCAGGCCGAGCTGGCAGAGAGCATCGGCATCGACTTCTTCGGAGTCGGTGAGCACCATCGTCCTGATTTCGCGATCTCCGCTCCTGAGATGGTGCTCGCCGCCATCGCCGCGCGCACCGACAGCATCCGACTCGGCACAGCGGTGACGGTGCTGTCCTCGGATGACCCTGTGCGGGTGTACGAGCGCTTCGCGACGCTGGACGCTGTCTCGAGCGGTCGCGCCGAGATCGTCGTGGGACGCGGATCATTCGTCGAGTCGTTCGCCCTGTTCGGTCACGATCTGCGCGACTATGAGGCGCTGTTCGAAGAGAAGCTGGAGCTGCTCGTCGAGCTCGTGAAGGAGCAGCCGGTCACCTGGTCGGGCACGATGCGTCCCGCTCTGGACGGCGCTGATGTGTTCCCCAAGACCGAGAACGGCATGCCGATCTGGGTCGGCGTCGGCGGCAGCCCCGAGTCGGTGATGCGCGTCGCACGCCACGGCGTCGGCCTGATGCTCGCGATCATCGGCGGATCAGCCGGGCGCTTCGCACCGTTCGTCGAGCTGTATCACCGGTCGGTGGCCAGTTACGGCACGCAGGCGCACCCGATCGTCGTGCACTCACCAGGACATGTCGGCGAGACCGATGATGACGCCTGGGACGAGGCGTACCCCGGGTTCGAGGCGATGCACGAGACGATCGGGCGGGAACGAGGATGGCCGGCGTACAGTCGCGCGCGCTTCCAGAATGAGGTCGGCCCCGCCGGCGCGGTCTACAGTGGCTCGCCCGAGCGGGTGGCGGCCAAGATCGCCGACACGATCCGCACGCTCGGCGTCGGTCGTTTCGATCTGAAGTACGCCAACGGCACGCTCTCGCACGAGGCGATGATGCGCAGCATCGAGCTGTACGGCACCGAGGTCATCCCACGCGTGAAACGATTGCTGGCCGACGACTGA